From one Luteipulveratus mongoliensis genomic stretch:
- a CDS encoding pyruvate, water dikinase regulatory protein, with product MTLPPPPASGVPTPAFFLAGGTGISAETLGIMIIKQFPSVPFNVRKIPFITTVERAQEIVVLMDAVRTETVQPLVFSTVADEAVRAVLQQTTCAFIDLFGSHLDTVERVLHVNAAHNVGSIHGVGDQGLYEARMKAIDYAMEHDDAQSVKKLDQADLILIAPSRCGKTPTSMYLALQHGLKVANYPLVEEDFESHQLPAPIRAYPSKCFGITSTAARLSQVRGERRPGSRYASMAQVTYELRRAETLYAMHRIPYVSSASMSVEEMAALILQSMENGPR from the coding sequence TGCCGCCGCCGCCTGCCTCGGGAGTGCCGACTCCGGCGTTCTTCCTGGCAGGCGGCACCGGCATCTCGGCCGAGACGCTCGGCATCATGATCATCAAGCAGTTCCCGAGCGTGCCGTTCAACGTGCGCAAGATCCCGTTCATCACAACGGTCGAGCGGGCGCAGGAGATCGTGGTGCTCATGGACGCCGTCCGCACCGAGACCGTCCAGCCGCTGGTCTTCTCCACCGTTGCCGACGAGGCGGTGCGGGCCGTGCTGCAGCAGACCACCTGCGCCTTCATCGATCTGTTCGGCAGCCATCTCGACACGGTGGAGCGGGTGCTGCACGTCAACGCCGCCCACAACGTCGGCAGCATCCACGGCGTCGGCGACCAGGGCCTGTACGAAGCCCGCATGAAGGCCATCGACTACGCCATGGAGCATGACGACGCGCAGAGCGTGAAAAAGCTCGACCAGGCCGACCTGATCCTGATCGCGCCGTCCCGCTGCGGCAAGACACCGACCTCGATGTACCTCGCGCTCCAGCACGGCCTCAAGGTCGCCAACTACCCGCTGGTGGAGGAGGACTTCGAGTCCCACCAGCTGCCCGCGCCGATCCGCGCCTACCCGTCGAAGTGCTTCGGCATCACCTCGACGGCGGCCCGACTGAGCCAGGTACGCGGCGAGCGCCGTCCGGGGTCGCGGTACGCCTCGATGGCACAGGTCACCTACGAGCTGCGCCGAGCCGAGACCCTCTATGCCATGCACCGCATCCCATACGTCAGCTCCGCCTCGATGTCGGTGGAGGAGATGGCGGCGCTCATCCTGCAGTCCATGGAGAACGGCCCGCGCTAG